The sequence AAAATTTTAGATAAAATTGTGAATCACATTTGGATGCGTTCAAACTAAACCTAAATATTAAAGAAATAACTTTGGTTGGAAAATGAATTCTTTTGTTTAATATGTATGCAAACATAATTCTTTACCTATCTtatgttttaattttaaaataccTATTATATGTTTGTCATTAATCCTTTTCATTAGTGTGTTATATTTTTGTCTTACATGTCTATGTAAATCAATGATACCAAACATTTTAAATGCAAATATATATCTCCATCAGATACTCTACTCTCTAATTTAAACGACAAAAcacaaaacaaccaatcaatcatgaCTCACTCAGAACCCCCAATTAATCCCTCATGTCCTCCATAATAAGGTCTtctaaaatttgaaggtgatctAAAGACAAGTGTCCTCAATGACATCCCAGAACCCCATCTGTTTAGAAGCTCATTTTGCCAAATGGTCTGCTACCTTGTTCCATTCTAGAGGAACATGGCAAAAGGTAATAGAGTCCAAAAATCTGCATTTTCTCACAATTTGATTGACTACCAAAGCCAATTGCCAATTCAATCCCTCCACCTGCCTCTTATTCAACATATCAATCTCAATCTGTAAATCAGTTTACAGACAATCTTCTCCATCTAAGGGCACAACTTCTctccaaagcataaaggatagcaaCGACTTCCATAAGGTTGTTAATAAGAAATGGACTTATTTAGTTTTGCAATCTTAGTAAAATATAGATGCATATTATAATAAAAACTAGCAAAAATATCATTTATCTAAATAACAATTGAATTATTTTTTGAGTCTTTCAAGCTTTACATAGATTACAAAATGTTGATTATTTTTGTTCAATATTAATTTACACTTTACACTAATAACtgaaattaattttaagatttgtataaaatattatataatcttCATTGATCTAGTAAAATTGTGATACATACAATTGAAAAACCCGATGAATCTTAAACTATTATTTAGTCTCCCATTGGATTGGGACCAATTACCTTTCATGTTCTAATAACCATTCATTGGATTTTGCTAATCAAAAGCTTACTAGAAAATTATCTAGTAGGCTAATAGCCGCCCATTATATAAGAGCAATTAGAAAAAGAGTTAGTAATTAGAGGAActtgcaactttattggtactaATAACACACAACTATTaggacatttgtgcataagtattgcaTCAATTGTACAAATTTTGTAGTAGTTAAAGTGAAgaattgatgaagaaataaagaatatATATTGAAGGTCAACTCAAAATGACCAATTTTTGACTCTTACAGGCATAATAAATCCTACCACATTCATCATAACTGAAAAACCTAAAGTACAAATGGAGTACAAGTTGTTTCCACTATATTGGGAATTAGTTCCTTATGTTTATACAGCTTGATCAGATTGTCCCATAGGCTATTCCTAGCCTCGTGGACgttaaaattctttcttcttcttcttctacaacCACTCTAGCCTATTTTCATTGGTTGAGATGTCCCATGATCTTTATTCATCAATATTGGGTAGTATGTATCTGCAAGCATTTCTGAATGTCGCAGCTACGTGGGTATCAGTCGAGAGCTGAAGTGCATTGAAAATATCCTTTGATCTTTAGTCATCAATACAATGAACTCGTCCTAATTGATGGCCTCTTTATCAGTTGTGAGGGCAAAATCCAAGTCCATTTTATTGAAGTACGCATATGCAAGCATTTCTGAATGTCGCAGGTACGTGGTTATCAATCGAGGATTGAAATGCGGTGAAAATATTCTGGGCAAACCAGAGGTCTTAGGATTAGAAGTATCACAATCTGAAGAATGTAGATGGTTTTCCTCCTCTGGCATTGGGAACCTTTCCCTGTGGAGAGGTAAAAAGAAAATAATGAGTAGAGAAGGGCTACTTGTGGTTCAGGAGCTCAAGCGATTGAAACAGGATAATGAACGCATTCAAAAGTTCATGAAAAGCCATGTCTCTAGACTTTTGAAGTCCGACCTTCTTTCCGTACTTGCGGAATTCCAACGCCAGGACGAGATTTTTCTAGCCCTTAAGGTCACTATCTCATGAATTCCAAATTTGTCATTTTTGTAGATTTTTATGCTTCATCCAGTTTTTAAATC is a genomic window of Cryptomeria japonica chromosome 7, Sugi_1.0, whole genome shotgun sequence containing:
- the LOC131029664 gene encoding pentatricopeptide repeat-containing protein At1g62350, yielding MASLSVVRAKSKSILLKYAYASISECRRYVVINRGLKCGENILGKPEVLGLEVSQSEECRWFSSSGIGNLSLWRGKKKIMSREGLLVVQELKRLKQDNERIQKFMKSHVSRLLKSDLLSVLAEFQRQDEIFLALKIYNVVRKESWYKPDKPFYRDMLFTLARNKKGEEAMQAWQDMKRENIDLDQHTYGDIVRAFLDNELPSEAMKIYEEMRQSLDPPLELPYRVILKGLLPYPLLRDKVKQDFQELFPDIQINDISEEMFDEY